From one Culex quinquefasciatus strain JHB chromosome 3, VPISU_Cqui_1.0_pri_paternal, whole genome shotgun sequence genomic stretch:
- the LOC6031315 gene encoding probable serine/threonine-protein kinase MARK-A yields MSTTTSPHSSDRLCTIGEEVNNLLLNTKSTANNVGGVGKPRLDINVNKLEGIEMNSKKSCTQSSSISSEIDIQESAMLRRQQLSRVAEWVQNNSKLSHPENLSNTESDIENLTLASAASLTLVDSLNNNNALSSGLAAVDPGSDTKLIASDIKISHSISNNNSSSIVNNNHITNNNNTFAQANIPAPGVSAVGSRGHSHTSLKAAIASNTAQLDYNSNSHGPLPLYHPAHHLHLHRDQSDDQSCGVDLAQMEYNVKQFLLKQNEWSAISRRLSSSTTSGTIDPQQLGPPSPVFIPKEVPVVKKASGRTGGEVSRDGGGADRDGDVAVPQ; encoded by the coding sequence ATGAGTACGACGACTTCGCCGCATTCGTCGGATCGGCTGTGTACGATCGGAGAGGAGGTCAACAATTTGCTGTTGAACACGAAGAGCACTGCGAACAACGTGGGTGGAGTTGGCAAGCCAAGGTTAGACATTAACGTAAACAAGCTGGAGGGCATCGAGATGAACTCGAAGAAGTCGTGCACGCAGTCCAGTTCGATTTCGAGTGAGATCGACATCCAGGAGAGTGCCATGCTGAGGCGGCAGCAGCTGTCCCGGGTCGCGGAATGGGTCCAGAACAACTCCAAGCTGAGCCATCCGGAGAACCTGAGCAACACGGAGTCCGACATTGAAAACTTGACGCTTGCATCTGCCGCTTCGCTCACCCTAGTCGATAGTTTGAACAATAATAACGCGTTAAGTAGTGGCCTCGCGGCGGTTGATCCCGGCAGTGACACTAAACTGATAGCTAGTGATATTAAAATAAGTCATAGTATTAGTAACAACAACAGCAGTAGCATTGTCAACAACAACCAcatcaccaacaacaacaacacctttGCTCAAGCCAACATCCCAGCGCCCGGCGTGTCCGCAGTCGGTTCCCGAGGTCACAGTCACACTAGTCTTAAGGCCGCCATCGCCAGCAATACCGCCCAGCTGGACTACAACAGCAACAGCCATGGTCCGCTCCCGCTGTACCATCCCGCCCACCATCTCCACCTGCACCGTGACCAATCCGACGACCAGAGCTGCGGCGTAGACCTGGCCCAGATGGAGTACAACGTGAAGCAGTTCCTGCTGAAGCAAAATGAGTGGTCAGCCATCTCGAGGCGACTGTCCTCGTCGACCACCTCGGGGACGATCGATCCCCAGCAGCTTGGTCCGCCGTCGCCGGTGTTCATCCCGAAGGAAGTTCCGGTGGTGAAGAAAGCGAGTGGTAGAACCGGTGGGGAAGTTTCCCGGGATGGCGGTGGCGCAGACCGCGATGGGGACGTCGCAGTTCCACAATAA